From the bacterium genome, the window TACATGATCGACTTGGCGGCTTCGTGAGCGAGGCGACGGCCAAGTTCCGGGCTATCGGAATTGATCGAAGTAATAATGCCGCGCTCATTCATCATAGCCGGGTTATGCGGGATGGCGTCGTACACCTCGAACTTGTAGGCCCACCAGTCAACGATGGATGAGGCGGTGGCGCCGTGCTTGGCCATCTCATCGGCGACCTTGTATCCCTCAGTGACGTGGGTGAAGTTTTGGACTTTGAAGCCGAATTCCTCGGCCAGCCGCATCAGCATCAGAATCTCAGTGTACACATAGGAGTGACAGTGGATCAGCATTTTGTTGGTGATGATGTCGAGGGTTGCCTCGAGATTGAGGTCACGACGCGGTGGGATGGTCCGTTCCTTCTCTCTGGCCGGGAGCGCGTTATATTTCTTCCAATCATCGCCATACTCGCGCGCCGCCTGGTAAACATCGCGGAGAATCGATTCCACACCCTGTCGGCTCTGCGGGTAACGGATGCTGTACTGTTCGCCCCAGTTGCTCTGCTTGACGTTTTCGCCGAGCGCCATTTTGACGGTCGGGATGGTGTTAGCAAACTTGAGTTCTTCAGAGGAGGCACCCCAGCGAGGTTTGATGATCTGGGCCTGTCCGCCAATCGGGTTGGCAGAGCCATGCAGGATCTGCAGAGTGGTGACACCGGAGGCGACGGCCCGATAGAGGTTGATATCATCGGGGTCGATTATGTCGCCGATGCGGACCTCGGGGGTGGTGATCAGAGTTCCCTCATTTATATCACCGGAGCCAGCGATATGGGAGTGTTCATCGATAATGCCAGCCGTCAACTGTTTGCCGGTACCATCGATGATAGTTGCGCCGGCAGGTTCAGGAATTGACTTGCCGATCCTGACGATCTTCCCATTCTGAATCAGCAGGTCGGTATTCTCAAGGATACCATCGGCTTCGGAGGTCCAGATGGTTGCATTCCTGATCAACAGGTTGGCGACCGGAGGAAGCTGCGTGACCCCGTATGCTTTGTTGGGGAAGGTGACATTGGAAACCAGTGATGGCGGTTTCTTCGTTTTGGCGGAGTCAGCGGCGGCCGGGTCGAACGGAGAGGAGAGTGTTGCCTGGATATTTTCAATGCTGAGATCCGGCATGGTCGCGCGGCCGACCAATCTGTCGTTCTCCTTGCGGAAAGCAATGCGGGCGACTCCCTGCATGCCGAGGCTGTCCATTCTGAGAGCGAAGGTCATTTCATCGCGGGTGACATTGATCTGGTCGAGCGAGAGTTTTGTATCTCCCGATTTGATCTCACCGCGCAGAGTATCGAGCTGGCCCTTGAGACTGAGCGAGAGCTCGCGGCCATTCAATCCCATCAAATAATTCCCGCGGAAATCGACCTGGTCGAGGGGGATGAATTCGCGACGGTCCCCTTTGACCACTGCACCGAAGAGGTGGGTGGTTTCGCTGAAGATATCGCCATCGGTGATGATGAAGTTGGCCAGTTTTCCTCTTTCGAGGGTGCCAAGTTCCGACTCCAGTCCGCAGATGCGGGCCGGGACGGTGGTCAGCGCCGCGAGCGCTACGGAGGGGGAGAGTCCATAACTGATCGCCTGACGGATATTTTTGAGGAACTGGCTGGTCTCTTTAAGGCGATAGGTAGTGAAGGCGAATTTGATGGCGGCTTTGTCCAGCATGGCAGCATTGGCCGGTGCCTGCTCCCAATAGCGGAGATCCGCGAGATTAACATCGAGGTCATCTTCCGCCTCTTTGACATTAGGCGGTTTCGGGTAGTTGACCGGGATGATGAGCGTCTGATTGAGCGCGGCGATCTCAGCGGCGCGTTCATATTCATGTCCCGAACCGACATGGATGAACGGGATCTTGAATTCTGCAGAGATCCGTCCGGCGCGCAAGAGCGAGAGTTCATCATCGGTTTCGAAGATGATCGGTTCGTTGGCAAGTTGCCCGAGAGCGGCGATGGAAAGGTTGAACTCCGGCATCGGTTGCTGCGGATTGAGGCGATAGGCGGCGTGCGCTTTGCGATACCAGTCAACATCGAGGAAGGATTGCCGGATAAGAGCGATACTGCCCATCAGCGAAGATGGGTATTCTTGAGTTGACATCCCCTTGTTGAAAGAGGCGAAATGCCAGGAGTGTGTTTTGAGGAGGAGGCCATTGGAGAGACCGGTATCGACCAGGGTCACAAATGAGCGCCCGCGGAAAACACCATCCAGTGAGCCCGATTGCACAGTCGTGATACCCTGGCGTAGAAGTTCCTCGGCTCGTTTGGCATCGGGAGAGAATCCTGAGACAGTATTCAGTTCCGCATGAATAGCATCGTTCCAGGAATCAGCGCCCTGTCGATTTGCTTCGTACTGCGGACGAGCGTTACGCTGGCGATTTGGCTTTTCCGGTACAGGTAATCCGTACTGACCATACGGATCAATGAAGCCGGGGTAAATGGTCTTACCCTTGAGATCGACGACAACTGCACCGTCCGGAATCTGCACTTTTTCACCGACTGCCTGAATCTTTCCCTGCTCGACAATGAGAATGCCTGACGGAATTGTCAGGTCAGGGGAGACGACGATCCTGGCGTTGATGTAGGCTTTGAGGTCCGGGGTTTTGGTTCTGACGCCGAAAGGAGGGGTGGTTTGGGCGCCGAGGCCGGTAGCCAGCGCCAACAACAGGACGAGTAACCGTATCATCATATCCGGATAGAATAGTAAAATAAAGGCAGGGATGCAACGGCTTTGCTTGCCTAACATAGACTGAGAGGCCCAACGATTCCTTGTATCTTCAAGTCTCTCAAGCCGAAGTAGTGCAATAATTCAACACCGTTTGACCTAAACTGGACAACAAGGTAGCCGAACAGTTAGGTAAGTCGAAGTGAATTCGACAAACCGATGCCGGCCTATGGCCGGAACGGCGGTACTGGTTGTACTGGGGCAGCAAATACAGTCGACTAAAGAGGGGCGGTACGCGCGGATCTTATCTGCGCATTGCGAAATCCATCGCAAGGGCCGCAATAGACCGGAGGGAATTATGCGATCATTCATCGCACGCTTGGTTGGGACCATCCTTGTTGTGACAGTTTCTGTCACAGCATCGACGGGAAAAGAATCCACACTCTCAACCAGTCAATCAATGAATCTCCTCAAAGAGGGAAATGCGCGATATGTCAAGGGAGAGGTGACTTATCCGCATCAGGATGCTGACTATCTGACACGTACGGCCTCCGCACAGCATCCTGTCGCCACCATTCTCAGTTGCGCTGATTCACGGGTTCCCGTGGAGCAGGTATTTGATATGGGGATCGGTGATCTCTTCGTCGTTCGTGTCGCCGGCAATATCGCCGGGATCAACGAACTGGCGAGTCTTGAGTATGGAGTTGACCATTTGGGAACTCCTACCCTGTTGGTCCTTGGACATTCCAATTGTGGTGCCGTGACAGCCGCGGCTACCTCGGCGGCGAGTGAAGGATCTGTTGGACCGATCCTTGAGAAACTAGCCCCGGCCGTCGAACGGGCCGCCAAAGCGAATCCATCGAAAAGTGGCAAGGCATTGGTCCCGGCGGCAATCACCGAAAATATCTGGTTGACGATCGAGTCGATCTTCGCCCGCAGCGTGGCGATCCGCCAACGCGTGGTTGAAGGGAAATTGAAAGTATTGGGCGGGATATATCATCTCAGCGACGGTCATATCGAATGGCTGGGGAGTCACCCCAAGCAGACCTCGTTGCTGGTCAACGCTTATAACAATGAGATGGTCGATCAGGATGAGCAATTCTACGTGACGGCCGACTATCAGATGCCATCGATCTCCAAAGCTGCTCCCCAGGACGGAGAGACACCCGAATCAGCGTTAGCGCTCCTGAAGGACGGCAACAGCCGCTTTGTCGATGCACAGCGGACCTATCCGAACCAGGATTGGGATCGGATGCAGGCAGTGATGACCGATGGTCAGCACCCGTACGCGGCCGTCTTGACCTGCTCGGACTCGCGTCTGCCGGTAGAGCATATTTATGACGCCGGACTGGGAGATATCTTTGTCGTTCGGGTAGCCGGGAATGTCGCCGGTCTGATGGAGACGGGAAGTCTCGAATATGCGATCGAGCATTTGGAGACGCCACTGGTAGTGGTGCTCGGACATAGTTCCTGCGGCGCTGTCACGGCGGTCGCTAACCATGCAGAGATGTCTGGAGCGATTCCCGAATTAGTCGACCGTATTCAGCCAGCGGTGGCCAAGGTGACCACGGCGAATCCGGCAGTTGCAGGGAAAGAGCTGATAGAAAAGTCAGTTGATGCCAATATCTGGCAGACGATCTCCGACCTGTATGCACAGAGTCCGGAGATCTGCGCGCGCGTAAAGGCAGGGAGACTGGCAGTGGTCGGCGCCAAGTATCATCTCGAGAACGGCTCAATCGACTGGCTGGGGAATCACCCCGATCAAACTACACTGATCAGTGCGACACTCGCCAAGTGCGACGGCAATGCGGTTGAGCATGCTGATGCCACTGATGATCTGCCGGCAGTTGAACAGGAAACCAAGATAGAGATACCGGCGAAAGCGGAAACAGTGACAACGCCGGTAGCGGCTCCAGAAGCTCAGGCAACGACCGACGGAAAGCCTGTCCAGACACTGGGCGCGGCGCTTGATCGGTTGCAGCAGCAAGTTGATGCGTTACAGCAGACACAGCAACCGGCGGCACCTGCTCCGACAGCAGCGCCAAAATCAGTTGAGGTCTCCAAGGCGACATCGACCACGGTGGCGGCTTCAGACCAGATGGTCACATTCCAACAGCAGTTGCAGCAACTCCAGTCGGATCTTCGCAAGCTGACCGAACAGGTTCAGGCGAATCGACTCGCTGATTCAACGATTGCGGCAATCCTGAGTGATATCGAAGTACTCAAGGCAGAGAACAATGCCCTTCGCGGCTTTACCGAGCAGGCATCACAGAAGCTGGCCTCGATCGATGACGATGTTTACGCGGCGCCGACCAACGAGAATTATCAGTTGGAGCGGTTTGCGGGAATAGTCGACGAGTTGAGTGCAGTGGTGGAGAAGGCCAAAGTGCCGGCGAAACCGGCGATCAATAGCCCGGAAGTCAAGCGTGGTTCGATCACGATGTTTGGGTTGCTGAATCAGCAGTACTATGAGCGAGGCGGAGACAGCAAGCTGTCAACCTTTGATAACAAGCGTGCGCGACTTGGCTTCACGGGAGCGCTCAATAACTACGCCAAGATCACTATTCATGGTGAGTTTGCTAAGTCGGTCAAATTGCTGGATGGGTTCGTGACATTGACTCCGAACAAAGAGTGGAGTTTCAAGTTCGGGCAGATGCAACCGGCATTTGGACAGAACTTCCTCCGTTCGCCCGCGATCTACACGGTCATCACGCCGTCGCTGGCAATGGCGCTTGGATCGGACCGCGACATTGGTGCGCAGGTCGCCTGGGATCATTCATTCAGTAAGAAATTCGGGTTGCAGTTGACGGCCGGTCTGTACAACGGCGCCGGTATCAATGTCTCAGACTCCAATTCGGCCAAGAATTCTGTGGTTAGAGCGCAGATGAAGATCGGTTCCGCGCTGACCCTTGGAGCGAACAACTACTCCGGAAAATCCAACAAGGCAGTGAACCCGGGCAATGTTGATACCTGGGGGAGTTTCGCCAATTGGACGTGGAAGTCGGAAGAGGTTGAGGCAGAGTACATCCACACGAAAGCAGCCGGCGTGAAGAAAGCCGGATGGTATGTGTGGGGTGGCCATATGCTGAAGACGAACTGGAAGTTCGTACCTGAAGTGCAATTGGTAGCTCGCTATGAAGAATACGATGCCAATAGAGCGGTTGTCGATAACAAAGTGAATCGGACGACGATCGGCACCACATTCTATATCGATAAGAAGTACACTCTGATCCAGTTGAACTACCAGTTCAATGGAGAAGAGGGAACGAACGTGAAAAACAATGAATTCCTGGCCAATTTTCAGGTCGGGTTTTAGCAAACAATTGAGAGTGGAAGGTTGATGCAGGTTGTACGATGACGCACAAAAGGGAGCATTGACCAAAAGGGAGAGCTTCAATGAGTTGGAAAGATATTAAGATAGCCAAGAAGCTGTATATCGGCTTCGGGATCGTGCTTGGGTTAACGGCGGCTCTTGGGTATGTCGCAGTTTCAGGATTAAGGTCATTATCTGCAGATACGAAGATGCAGCAGAATGCCAGCAAGACGATCCAGTGGACGATGGATTGCGCGGTGGCACGCCGAGATTTCTATGCGACCAGTGATCCGAAGCTGGTTGAGAAGGTCAACGCAAAACTGACAGACATTGCTGCCATCATCGCGGAGACCGAACAAGGGGCTACCGATGAAGAGATGGTGCTGCTGAAAGAGA encodes:
- a CDS encoding amidohydrolase family protein — its product is MMIRLLVLLLALATGLGAQTTPPFGVRTKTPDLKAYINARIVVSPDLTIPSGILIVEQGKIQAVGEKVQIPDGAVVVDLKGKTIYPGFIDPYGQYGLPVPEKPNRQRNARPQYEANRQGADSWNDAIHAELNTVSGFSPDAKRAEELLRQGITTVQSGSLDGVFRGRSFVTLVDTGLSNGLLLKTHSWHFASFNKGMSTQEYPSSLMGSIALIRQSFLDVDWYRKAHAAYRLNPQQPMPEFNLSIAALGQLANEPIIFETDDELSLLRAGRISAEFKIPFIHVGSGHEYERAAEIAALNQTLIIPVNYPKPPNVKEAEDDLDVNLADLRYWEQAPANAAMLDKAAIKFAFTTYRLKETSQFLKNIRQAISYGLSPSVALAALTTVPARICGLESELGTLERGKLANFIITDGDIFSETTHLFGAVVKGDRREFIPLDQVDFRGNYLMGLNGRELSLSLKGQLDTLRGEIKSGDTKLSLDQINVTRDEMTFALRMDSLGMQGVARIAFRKENDRLVGRATMPDLSIENIQATLSSPFDPAAADSAKTKKPPSLVSNVTFPNKAYGVTQLPPVANLLIRNATIWTSEADGILENTDLLIQNGKIVRIGKSIPEPAGATIIDGTGKQLTAGIIDEHSHIAGSGDINEGTLITTPEVRIGDIIDPDDINLYRAVASGVTTLQILHGSANPIGGQAQIIKPRWGASSEELKFANTIPTVKMALGENVKQSNWGEQYSIRYPQSRQGVESILRDVYQAAREYGDDWKKYNALPAREKERTIPPRRDLNLEATLDIITNKMLIHCHSYVYTEILMLMRLAEEFGFKVQNFTHVTEGYKVADEMAKHGATASSIVDWWAYKFEVYDAIPHNPAMMNERGIITSINSDSPELGRRLAHEAAKSIMYGGMSELDAIKMVTINPAKQLKIDDRVGSIKVGKDADLVVWNGNPLSIYSKPEMTLIDGRVYFDIETDLKARVAILTEKAALIQKALSAPSDFKGRWREGYKPREREWDCEDQFDYWKEWNEYHATH